Below is a genomic region from Methanobacterium sp..
ACTGAAGGAACCCTCAACAACCCCAACGGAGCAGACTCTCTTTTTAACCAGACCATTTTCTACATGAACTCCCTGGGTGAAGAACAAAAAAGAGCCCTCCGGAACAAATTAGCCTGGAGTTTAAGTAATAACAAAGGATCCCTTGAATTATTTAAGAGCATAGTCTCTTTCGTGGAATCACAGGACTAAAACATCACCTAATCCCAAAAATTAACCCAATTAGATGTTATAAAACCTAACTATCAGGGTTCACCCCAAATTATAACTCTTTTAACAGAATTTTAAGCTGATTAAAATTATTACATATCTTTATAAGATGAATTAACCTATTTTTTTTAATTTTTAGTAAAAAGAAGAAAGCAAAACTTGTAACTGAATTCGTTATCATGAAATTCATTTATAAAGGTTTATAATCTTATTCAAAGTATAAGCAATTACAACTATTAAAACCAGTTAAGACCTTTTTAACCAAGTTACTTTTACACAAAACTCAGGATCATGAATCTATAAATTGTGTACCTAAAAATAAAAGTGGACTAAATGAAAGTACTCCTAATACCCTGTGGCATTGGAATGGGACACACCTCCCGTTCGGTGGCTTTAGCTCAAAAATTAGAAGCAGATGGTGATGAGGTTCTCTTTGCCAGTTACGGTTCTGGCTACCAGATGCTAAACGAGTACAGTGACTACGATGTGGTGAAACTCCCCACTATCAAGTTTTACGGGAGTTCAGGTGAGCTGAACTTCAAACACACCGCCCTCAAGTCCATAGACGCACCTTACATTTTCCTGAAAAGTATCTACCACGAATCCCGCATAATCAAGGAATTCAACCCAGACGTGGTTGTCTCAGACTCCCACTACTCAGTTCCCATCACCTGCAAGGTACTGGGCATACCCTGCGTCCTGGTGAGTAACGACCTGGCACCGGAGCTTAAGGAAGTTAACCAGAAAGACCGTACCCTGGAGTACCTGGAAAACGGCTTGCAACGTTTCATAAAGGATGTCTCCCGACTCTGTGACTCAATTATCATACCGGACATTCAAAACTCCTATGAGGTACCAGCCCCGATACGTCATCGGGTGAACTTCACCGGACCCATACTGAAGATGGACACCCATCTAATGGCCAGTAAAAAGGAGCTCAGGCAACGATTTAGATTTGGAAAATCTGAAAAAATGGTAATGGCCACTGTTGGGGGGTCAGAATTCGGGAACAAACTTTTAAAACTGCTGCACCAGGCAGCACCCGATCTGGACTGTGATCGAATAATACTGGTCACCGGGCCCCAGATAAAACTGGATCTGGAATCATCCCCCAGGATAATATGCAAACGATTTCTGGGAGACATCATGGAGTGGATGAAACTATCCGACTTCCTGGTGAGCCTGGCTGGGCACACCACCTCTATGGAAATTGCTTCTCTGGGCATTCCCAGCCTGATGGTCCCTATAGAAAATCATCCGGAGCAGCTGAAAAACGCCATGAAAATGAAAAACTATGGAATAGCCCACCTGGAGAACATGGGCACTTTAACATCAGAGAAGTTATCGGAAAACATCAACCACCTCCTGGAAGATCAGGATCTCAAGAAGAATGCAGAAAAAACCAGGAACATATTTTCACAGTACAACGGAACCGAAGATGCAGTGAGCATCATCCGGAGTTGTGTGGAAACTGGAGATGAATTTTCAGACTAGAATTATTATTTTTTAGAGGGGTTGGGCAAAGATCTGGTATATGAAATCCGGAAAATATTAATAATTGTTAAGGCCCATTTAGAATTAGAAATTCAATATTTTAAGACCCATATTGAAAGGATGATAATAATTGGTGTGTGATGAAACTAATAATTTATAAAGAATCCTTAACATAATAAGATTGGAGGTATGAGATGATCAATTTAATTGTCAGCGTTTTTGGGGCTCTCTTGGTTATCGGTGGTTTTTATTTCATGTACCTTGGTTTTAACATCCCACCAAACCCTGTAGCTTTCTTTGTAGGGTTAATCGCATCCGTTTTAGGACTTATTTTACTGATATTTTTTGGCAGCAGGATAGACTTCTCAAAAGGGGCTATGCCCAAACCAAAAAAGGCAAAAACCCCAAAGGCAGCGGTAACTGCACCTGTAAAACCGAAAAAAATGCCTGTTAAGGATAAAAAACCTTCAAAACCAGCCCAAACTCCGGAACCGCGGGCTATAAAACCAAAACCACGCCTTAGGGAAGAACCTAAATTTGGACCAGCACCAACATCCACACTACCCTTCAAAAAGGACACCTCAGCTGGAAGGGCCATAACCCCTAAAAAGAAGGTAGAAACACCATCAACACAAAAAATGGATGAAACAATCCCCTCAACTCAGAAATCAACCACACTACCTCCTGATCTAGCCACTAAACCAAAAACACCACCTAAAAAGATAGCTCCCGTTAAAAAAGCCACTGAAGATAAGGCAACAGAAAAACCGGAAATTGGCAAAAAAGAGGAAGCTGAACTTCCCCAGGTAAAACCCTTTAAGATCAAAGAAAAAAAAGATGAAAAAGTAGTACCTGTCCCCAAATCTGTACTGGAAACCGCTGACAAGGAACGCCTGAAGGAACTCCAAACCCGTACCGGACGGGATGATCAGTTCGTTAAAAACAGACTGGACAAACTCAAGGAAAACTATATCCAGAATGCCAAGGACATTGAAAGCATCATCGACGAACGGTTAGATTCATTTAAGGGAACCATTGATAAATTAAAGACAGATTCAACTGAACCATCCATAATATGGTCTTTTGAGGCTCAGGATGTTCAGGAAGCCATGAAGGACACCATAGTAACTGCCGAGAGTAAGCTACTGATGATGTACCCCTGGGTGCGTAACATTGATGTGAGCATCCTGAAAAAGTTCATGGACACCGAGAGCCGTATGATCATCCAGGAAGCAAGCCTGGACGATGATGCATCGGTGGAGTTAATAAAACTCCTCCAGGATAAAGATGTAAAGATCAGGACCATGCCCCACGTGCACACCGTGGCCATTGTAGCAGATGATGCTAATGGTCTTATAATATCCACTGACCCCATATACGAAAGCTATGAAGTGGGAGTTATCTACAAGGACAAAAAATCCATACTGGAAATTGAAAGAATGTTCGAAGATGCCTGGGGCATATCACAGGAAATAGATCTGGAGCTGAAAAAATGAGGATCCGGTGGCTGGGACATTCAGCCTTCCACATATCAACTGACACTGATATTAACATTTTAATTGATCCCTTCATGCGCAATAATCCTGCCTGCCCAGTGAATGCAGAAGATGTTAAGGCCGATATAATATGCGTCACCCATGGACATAAAGACCATTTCGGAGATGCAGTGGAATTAGCACAAAGAAACAGTGCCCTCGTAGTGTGCAACCATGAGCACTCGGTTTACCTCTCCCAGCTGGGACTGGAAACAAGTGGTATGAACATGGGAGGAACCATTGAAGAGGCGGGAATAAAGATCACCATGGTCAACGCCATTCACTCTTCAGATATGGACTTTATAGAGGGTATAGGTCCCGGGGGAAGTTCCTCTGGGTACATACTGGAACTGGAAAATGAGAGGAAGATATACCACTCCGGAGACACCGGTATTTTCGGGGATATGAAAACTGTCATAAATGATATTTACCAGCCACACATTGCATTACTCCCCATTGGAGACCGTTACACCATGGGGATTACTGAAGCTTGCATTGCTGCTAAATGGATAGAACCGGAAGTCATAATACCCATGCATTACAACACATTCCCAGTGATAGAACAGGATCCCTACCAGTTCAAAGATATGGTTGAAAAAACCACCGAGACCAAAGTTGCAGTTCTTAAACCCGGTGAAACTTACCAAGAGTGATTTAATGGTCGATATCATGCGCATATTCAGAAAAAAATTTTTCACAGACATCTTCAACAAACTAATTGGAAAAGAAAAAAAACTCAAAATAGGATTCTACGGTCACCCTAACTCAGGGAAAACCACCCTTGCCAACCGGATGACCAAGGACTGGACCGGGAAATCCCTGGGACTGGTTTCAGAAATACCACACGAAACCAGAAGGGTGTACCGACAGGAACGAGTAACCCTTAACTACGATGGTGTGGAACTGGATTTTGATATCATTGACACCCCGGGAATAGCCACCAAAATCGATTATAAAAACTTCTTACAGTATGGCCTATCTGAAGAGGAAGCCAAAGAAAGAGCTAAAGAAGCCACAAAGGGCATAATAGAAGCTATTAAATGGTTAGATGATGTTACTGGTGTTCTACTCGTGGTGGACTCCACCAAGGATCCCCTCACCCAGGCCAACATAACCATAATCGGTAACCTGGAAGCTCGTAAAATACCATTTGTAATTGTGGCCAACAAGGTGGATCTGCCGGAGTCCAATCCAGAAAGGATTCTCTCAGTGTTCCCCCAGCACAAAGTGGTGTCTATCTCCGCCCTCCACGGTGAAAACACCGATAAACTGTACCAGGCCATGGTGGACAAGTTTAACTAAAGGTGATATAAATGGATGACACTGATACCAACAGTCTCAAAATGGATTTTCTCTCATCAGATGCACTTAAAGCCCAAAGTAGCATTGAAAAAATATCCATGATCGTGGAAAAGGTTAAAAAGGGCGAACTTCTGGTAATTGAAGGTGGATTGGAACCTGAAGAAGAGGCAGAGCTAATCGAAACCACCATGCGTGAGATCGATGTGGAAAGCTTCATGGGTATTGATATCTACACCCTGGAAAAGGATGAAAGCTCCTTTTTCGGACTTTCCAAGAAGAAAACAGTGGGTATTACCATTATCGGCCCGGCAAATGTCATGAAAGCAGTGAAAAGGAAGTCAAACTTCCTGTCAATGGTGGCCAGCCTCGGTGGTAGTGATGCATCGATGTATTAAATGCGGCCAGGAATACGAAGACTCAGAAGACCTCATCCTTAAAGGCTGCCCAAACTGTGGTAGTAAATTCTTTGAATTCCACCAGGAAGGAAAAGTCAAAGAGATCAAGGAAATTAAGGGCAGTTCTGTGGAGACCATAATGGTCAAGGAACACGGGGTTTATGAGGTTAACCTGGAATCCCTGATGGCCGATGAATCAGTCATAGTCTCTGATGAAGAGGGAAAATACCTTATTGATATTAATTACATCCTGAAAAAGAAGATTAAAGAAAAAAATAAATAATTTTTTTTATGAAAAGTTTTTTTTATTGAACTGCAAGTTTTTTTATATTGAAGTGAGATTTCTTTATTGAATTGTAAGAAAAAAAGGTTTTTTTAGAAACCTAATAATTTTAAAAGCTTTCTAATATTTTAATACCTTTTCTTTCCTTCAAAATCACACTTACCCGACGGTAATACCCGTATAACATCTTCCAGGGTCAGGATCCGTTCTGGATCGATCTTTTTAAGAACAGCCCGTGCAATTTCCTCTTTCTTGGTAAAACCAGGCTTCAGCACCACGTAGTTATCAGTGTATTTAGCCACAGCTTCAGCTGGACCAGCCATGATCCGCTCACCCTCATAATCCACAATACCCACTGCTATCTTGAGTGGTATTCCCCGGAGATAGTTACGGCTCCCCCTGATTATGAAGGCCCCTCTGGCCACGAACTCACCGGACTGGGGTGTTTTGGATACCTGGTCCGGGTGTACCCAGTAAACATCCTGGGAACCATAACCCTTATTCCATGCACTGGAAAAGGATGCTGCCAGGGTACCGGCTTCCTGGATGGTTGATTCAGGAATTTCTCCCTCAACTTCACCTTTTTTGATAACCACAGAGGGAGCTCCGTGTATGTCGGAGTGGAGGTAAATATCGTTGTTATCCAGGTAACGTTTCACCACCAGTTCATTGGTACCGGCATCCCGACCACCAATAACCAGGAGTCCCTCAGAGGACAGGAACCACCTGAGCTTCTCGAACCATTTAAGCTCCTTGCGCACCCTTTTCTGAGGCACTTGCACCCGTTCCAGGGCCATTTCCCGTTTGTTGCGTTTTCTTTCCACATCTTTCTTGGTGCGTTCAATGGCTATGTTAACTCCCTTGATCTTCCGTTTGGCCTTTTTACCCTTGTTATAATATTTCTCCGCATTTTCAGGGATCTCCAGGTTGGCATCAACGGTTATCCTTTCACCCTCCAGATTCAAAAGGAGCACACCCATTTTATCCATGGATTCAATGATCTGTGCCTCAACCATTCCTTCTTTACGTGCTTTTTTAAGTTTTGATGCGATTTCCATCCAGGAGAACTTCTCCCGGGCCTGGTGGATGATGTCCAGCAGGTTCTGAACCTCGGAGTAGTGGGCATAGAGAAGGTTACCCTTCTTTTTGGTTTCAATTATGGTTTTCTGGAATTTTTTCAGGGTATCTTCCTGTATACGGAGTCTTTTTTCGTATTTGCCCACTTCTTTGGCCCAGATATCCTCCTGAACCTTTTTGATATCAGCACCAACCTTTCCACTGTAGAACTCATCAGCGGCCTGGTTAAAGGTTTCAAAGCGTTCCTTCTTGAAATCTTGGTAGGTTAAAATATCAAGGGGTAGAACATCCTCTTTGCCTTTTTTAGGTTTTTTATCTGGAGACTTTTTTTGGGTAATTCCTGTTACTTTATCTGGAGTAGTTTCCTTTGCTTCATCTGGAGTAGTTTCCGCTGATTCGTCTTGAGTAGTTTTAGTTGCTTCATTTTTGGTAGATTCGGATGTTTCATGTTGGTTAGGTTCTGTTACTCCGCTACTGGTTTCATCTTCATTTTCTTCACCTTCAATGACTTCCCTCACGATCTGTGGCTGGAATTTGAAGGTTTTTAGTGGTTTGAAGAGTTCGGTCATGCTCTGATAAATGGCTTCAACATCACTTTCACTGACTTCATGTGCCGGGAGTTTTTTATCCACACCCGAACGCAGGAATATTTCCTCGGAGTACATTCCTCCCAGACCACTCCTGGCCAGTGTACGGATAAGGTCAGAATCAGAATTTGCGAATAAATCCTTCAAATCTTCCAGTTCAACATTCAGGATATGAATGCCCCTCTCTTCGGGGTACTGGTATTCTTCCTTAGATGTTATCTTCCTACCCTGTGCATGGCGATGTTTCAGTGGTAGGATAATTCGGTTATCTTCATCCAAAAGTATTATATTGCCTTGAGAGAAAAGTTCAACAACCAAAGTAAAGCGATGTTCCTTCTGGATGTCAATTTCCAGGATACGGTCAAAGTTATGTTGCCGGACCCCCTTCACTGTAGCATTCTTCAAATGCTTACGCAGAAGCATGGGAAATGACGGTGGCACTTTAGGATTTTCAGGCGGATACTGAGTGGTGTGCACCCTTAAACCTGCCTGGAATGCTACATCTACCCGTCCCTTTCCCGGGACGTGGAATCGTATGATCACAGTGTCCCTGGTGGGCTGGTATGCTTTCTGCACCCTGGCTTCTTTTAGGAGTTCATCAAGTTCATGGGAGATGGCGTAAAGATCAACATTGGACATTGCTTTCATGAGAGTGCACCTTTATCTATATTATATGGTTGTGACCATAGTTAAAACGGAGGAAAAATATGGACATTGAAATTAAGTTAACCAGTATACATTCTGCATTGGCTATAGTTGCAGGAGCCATATCATTCTTACTATCCACCGGCGCCATAAGTGCTCTGGGTAAAAACGAATTCCTGGCAGTTCTATCAGGGCTTTTGATCCTTTATTTGACTGGACAGCTTTCTGAGCGAATCTTCGGCAAGGAAGAAGTTGGTGGGATGAAAGGATGGCTCTGGAGCGGTATTCTACCATTCTTCTTTGTATGGGTAATTGTATGGGTTCTCTTCTACAATATGTATTGAGGATATTTTACCATACCTCTTTTTATTTGACCCTTAATTCTTTCAAAACCCTTAATTTTTTCAAAAAATCATTTTCCTGATTAATTTTTTTTATATTGCTGTTTTAGACTTTTGAACAAATTCACCTCAAGTCTACGTAAGGATACTCCTTACTTACCATCATTTAGCCCATTAATTACCTCTATTTAACCCATTACTTATCCTCATTTAGTGTGTAGTAATAATAAAACTTGTGGGAAGTTGACTTTAAAAGGTCCAGTAGAATATCCAGATAAATACAAAGATCAGTGCCAGCACGAACACCAGTGGTGCTACTATCCGGCTTACCGCCACTATGGAGCTGATGGTGGTTACCAGTTCAGTGGCATGGGTGGGGCCCAGGGTGTTTATACTTGATAGTTTCACAGTCTTAACACCAACCATAACTGGTTCCAAATCGTTTAAAGCATTTTTAGTGCATTCTACCACTTTTTCTATTATTATGTCCCTGTCTCTAATTCCCAGTGGGTTATGGCCACCGGAGAGGGTGTTGACAAAGTGGGTGTCGGTGGTCATCACCTCAGCGTTATCCAGTCCCAGTTTTTCCACTTCACCCAGTATCTCCTCCCTGAAACCTATGACCATGTTGTTGGCATCCAGGAGGATGTAGGCAGTTTTCTGGTTGTTAACATCCAGCACCATGACTTTAACTCCACTTTGACCTACACCGCTCCTTTTACTTAATTCAGAAATGGTGTCATTGGCACATCCCATTTTAAGCTCGCTTTCTGAGGGTTTTTCCAGTTTTTCCACTGCATCTAGAAGCTGGAAAACCTCGGGGTTTCCAGGCAGCACCCGTCCGGATTCTCCCTTGAAGGAGTTATGGCAGTCCACCAGCACCACATTTTCTGCTTTGGTATGTCCCTGCGCTGCTTTAATAAGGGCCAGGCCCACTCCAAAATCAATATCATCAAAGCCATGGGGTGCGAATGTGGCTAGGAGTACCAGATTATCTCCGAAGTACTGGGCTCCCAGTTTAGCATTCTCGTGTTCAACCTGAATGAACTGGCTGGCTTTTTTAGAGTACTCCATATCGTCCAGTGCTTTTAGAACCACATCTTTGATTTTGCAGATTTCCTTAGAGCTCACCGGGTTAAAGTCGTGGGTGGAAGGGCCGTGGCTGACCATGGTGAATGGTTCCAGGTTCTTTGCCAGGACCGTGGGCATATTTCCCCCTCCAATGTTTCCCACTGGACCGGGATGGACACAGGGAGATATGAACAATCCTTTCACTCCATTTTCACCCTTAAAACTAACCACACCCACCAGGGTGTCTATGGGTTCTCCCATGTCTTCGAAGAGTGTTTCCATGGCACGTGACCCTTCGGTGTACTGTGCTATGAAGAGGGATAATAATTCCAGACCCCCCACCCCCAGGTTTCGCCTGATGGGGGATTCAATCACCAGCATGAAGGAGTAAATAGCTATCATTAATATTAACCCTGCGATGAGTCCTTTCAGGGCCACGGCTATGATACTGAATGATCCGATGTTGGTGGTGATGCTGGTTAAAAATACTATCACCACCACCATGCTCAGGATGAGAACCGGCTGGATAGCTGATATTAAAATGGATCTAATTGCCCCTATGTTGGATGTGCCCCAGATAATGAATATACGCAGACCAAAGGCCAGGGCACAGCCCAGTATCAGCGCATCAATAACATAACTGTAGACAGTGTAGGTGGACACCAGACTACCCACAACGTAAACCAGAGCCACCACTACCATGGTCAGGAGGGATATGAACATGGATTGCTTCATCTTCATGTGTCTTCCTTCCATGGCATTGACCAGTGGCTGGGTTATGGCCCCATCCATTATGGAGGTTAGTCCGAAGATCAGGAAGCCTGCAGATCCACCATAAACTATACTATCGAATAGGGATGATAATGGTTCAAAATAGGCGGCAATAGCACCAGTAAGGAAACTGAGAAATGTCATGGTTAAAATAGATATCCTGCTGGGTGGAAGGGTTACCATGTACTTGGAAAGATCAGTAATGTTATCAACAGCTGACATAATTCACCTCTTAATAGATTCAAAACAATGATAATGATTGTTACAATTATTGGGATATAACAGTATAATTGACTTAATATATTAGTCTGTTCTCTTTATTTATAGATTATTAATTAATTTTATGGGTTTAGTATAATTAACAAATAGTTTTAGTATTTTTTCTTGATTTTCTAAGATTCTAAGAGTAGCGTTTACATAGATATCAAAATTAATAAAACTATTCTATATTAAATCCCTTAAGTTAATTAAAGATTAACATTAGTTTAATATATAAATATAAAAAAGTAATACCTTTGGAATAAGGCGAAGTGATGAACTTCCAGTCATGTTCCCCACTATTTTGAAAGATCTTCCTTGAGAAATTCACCAAATTTTTTTTAAATCAACCAAAAATTTTAAAAAAATCCAGGGATCTTAATTTATCTGTAATGCAAATAAATGTAATGACATGTATCTAATGAATACAACTCATTAATCAGTACTCTCCACAATCTTGTTATAATCCGGTAAGAATACGATTCATAATGTAATAATACGATTCTCAAACAGTTTTGAATCATTTTTTTCTTCCAATGTCCTCTCTGAAACCATGTTTCCAAAAAACATTAATACACAAATAATAAACCTATATTTATTAGGTGGGGTTATACCTGGATTACTAAGAATGGTAAGAAAAATAATTTCATTTCACACTCATCTAATTGTTAAAAAAATTTCAAAAATTGTCATTTGAATAAATCCAAGGGTTCAAGGTGTGTTAATGGTTTTAAAGGGAACTAAAACCAAAAAATTCATTCGTTCCACCAGCGGTGGTTACCTCTTCTGCAATTACTGTGGAGGATACTATAAACTAAAAAATGATGAGTCACCCCGTGACTTTGTAAAGTGTGAGTGTGGTAACCCTTTAGAATTCTGCAAGACCCATCAAGATTTGCAATTAAAAAGTTATAACCGTAACCGGAATAAAGAAGCTTTTGATTCCTTTCATGACAGATTATCTGAAAGAAGAGAATCCCTTAAAAGTCTTCTCCCCAAAATAGAGATTGGCGATGATTTTATTGATGAGATGTTTGAAGAAGAGGAGTTATGGGATGTCATTGACCTTGAAGTCAATTTAACCCGTCAAAAGAATTATCTGAATATTATACTGGAAGAAGAACGTTTAATGGCCGCTATTGGGGAAAAAAAGGCCAGAGTTAAGAACCCTGGCGTTATGGATAAAATTATCCGTTTTTACGAAGAAACAGACCCCCTAATCTTATTGGGGGCGGTTATACTTATCCTGATTGTTATTCTTGTTCTGGTGGTATTTCTGGGATAAAAAATTTATTTTATTTAAAGGGGTTAATTCTGGTACAACAAATTTAAAACAGGGATATCTAACAAGAAAAGTCTGTTAAAAAAATTTATAAATTTATAAAAATTCATTAAAGGTGCTAAAAAACATGATCGTTCATCTCAAAACACCCTTAACCAAGGAAGACACTCAAAAATTAAGAATCAAAGATTCAGTGTACATCTCCGGAACCATTTACACTGCACGTGACAGTGCCCACAAGCGCATAATCGAGACTGGATCCCCTGTTGACCTGGAAGGGGCAGTCATATTCCATGCCGGACCCATAATAAAAAAAGAGGACGATGATACCTACCAGATGGTGGCAGTAGGACCCACCACCAGCACCCGTATGAACCCCTACCAGGCAGAAGTACTGGACCAGGGAGCCCTGGCAGTCATTGGAAAGGGAGGGATGGATGAAAAAACTGCCGAAGCACTAAAAAGGAATGGTGCTGTGTTCCTGGCGGCGGTAGGTGGTTGCGCTGCACTCTATGTCAGTTCAGTTCTTAAGATAAATAGTGTCCACTGGCTGGATCTGGGAGTGCCAGAAGCAGTCTGGGAACTGGAAGTCAAAGATTTCGGACCACTGATAGTTACCATGGACTCAAATGGTGGTAATCTGTATGAAGAGGTTCGAAGAAGAGGCAATCCTTAAAAAGATAACCCTGATATGTGCAGTAGGTTCCTGGAATATATCCTGAGTTTTAAAAAAATAAGATAACCTCCCTACAAAAATATCAGGATTTGATGGTATAGGATTTGAAGATATTAGGATTTGAAGATAATGAATACCAACCCAGAAACAAAGCAGACAGAAATCCTCAAGGGTTTCATGGACACCCACATCCACACCAGTCCCGATGTTAAACCTCGATTGTTGAATGATTACGAGGCGGCCCTGGAGGCCCAGGAGAAGGGCATGGCTGGAATTGTGCTTAAGTCCCATGTAGAATCTACTGCTGGCCGGGCTTACATAACCCACAGGATGACCGGGCTCCCAGTAACAGGTGGTGTAACCCTTAACCTAACTGTAGGGGGATTGAACGCAGAAGCAGTCAGGACCACTGCTTTAATGGGTGGTAAAATAATATGGCTCCCCACCATCCATCACCAGGAAATAAAACTTGATCATAATGCTTTAAATGAAATACTGCACCTGATAAAGGATAATAACCTGGTACTGGCCACGGGTCATCTAAATCCTGAGGAGATTTTCCAGGTACTGGATCAGTGCCGTAGTTTGGGTGTAGAAAAAATAATGGTAAACCATCCCTTAACACGGGTGGTGGGAGCATCACTGGATGAACAGAAGGAAATGGCCTGCCACGCATACTTGGAGCACTGTTGGGTGGCTACCATGCCCCAACATGATAAACTGGACCCTGAAGTTATGGCTGAGGCTATAAAAGAGGTGGGGGCTAAGCATTGCATTCTGGCCACAGACTTCGGACAGGATCATAACCCCAGACCAGTGTTGGGGATGCAGATGATGATGGCCAGCATGATCAAGCAGGGAATTTCCTGGGAAGATATAACCCTAATGTGTCGAGATAACCCGAAAAACCTGTTATATGATTAAATATTATAGTAAATAACTGTATAGTTAACCGTAATATGGTTAAATAATCTGTTACATGATTAGAATGAATCACATACACCCCACAAACCTATGGATCAAATACGAAGCATTAACTAATGGCTATTTTTTCTCTTTAAAATGGGAAGACCAATGTTTAGTTATAAAACAGTTTTCTAAACATGAAAATCAAGATGAACAGAAAATCATACCCAGTGATGAAGAATGGGAAGATTTCTGGCATTACATTGATGAAATAAAAATCTGGGACTGGTATGAAGAGTACAGAGTCACCTGCGAGGATAGTTGCGTTGAGGATGATGAATGGGAAGTTGATATTATATTCGGGGACCTGAAAGTTGAATCCCATGGTGCCAACAGTTATCCCCCAACATTTAGAGAGTTCCTGAAGGCAATTGAAGAGTTAACTGGTATCATCATTGAATTTATTCAGCACGACTGATGATCAATGGTGATCGATGGTGATCAATTTACTGGGTGATCAATTGTATATACTGATATTCTAATGTAGAATCACAGGTATGATTGGTGAATATTTTTGTTGGAAATGAAACCAAGGGTTTCTACTTCCGAGGGTGTTTCTACTTTAATTGGTGTACTTCAAAATACTAGGTACTCAAAATACTAGGTACTCAAAAAAAACATTTGATAAATTTTACTCACAAACAATTTTGAAAAGATTTCTTTAATAAAATGGTTACTTTAATTTAAGGAACATGGTTACTTTAAAAAAATGGGTAAAACAAGATGCAAATTTCACATTTCTTTAATTTTTTAGCCCAACCAATCTTCATACTGCTAACTGTAAAATGATTAATTTGAGAAAGTACTCTATTTTGGGGAGTCAGTATACATGTGGTTGTTGAAAAACACCTGTTTTGTCAATTTTCTCCCAAGTCCTACCTTGACTATACTTCCAGACAGATAATCTAACAGATTCAGACTAGTGTTAATAGAAATTATTGAAGGT
It encodes:
- a CDS encoding DUF2070 family protein, with protein sequence MSAVDNITDLSKYMVTLPPSRISILTMTFLSFLTGAIAAYFEPLSSLFDSIVYGGSAGFLIFGLTSIMDGAITQPLVNAMEGRHMKMKQSMFISLLTMVVVALVYVVGSLVSTYTVYSYVIDALILGCALAFGLRIFIIWGTSNIGAIRSILISAIQPVLILSMVVVIVFLTSITTNIGSFSIIAVALKGLIAGLILMIAIYSFMLVIESPIRRNLGVGGLELLSLFIAQYTEGSRAMETLFEDMGEPIDTLVGVVSFKGENGVKGLFISPCVHPGPVGNIGGGNMPTVLAKNLEPFTMVSHGPSTHDFNPVSSKEICKIKDVVLKALDDMEYSKKASQFIQVEHENAKLGAQYFGDNLVLLATFAPHGFDDIDFGVGLALIKAAQGHTKAENVVLVDCHNSFKGESGRVLPGNPEVFQLLDAVEKLEKPSESELKMGCANDTISELSKRSGVGQSGVKVMVLDVNNQKTAYILLDANNMVIGFREEILGEVEKLGLDNAEVMTTDTHFVNTLSGGHNPLGIRDRDIIIEKVVECTKNALNDLEPVMVGVKTVKLSSINTLGPTHATELVTTISSIVAVSRIVAPLVFVLALIFVFIWIFYWTF
- a CDS encoding DUF6282 family protein; the encoded protein is MNTNPETKQTEILKGFMDTHIHTSPDVKPRLLNDYEAALEAQEKGMAGIVLKSHVESTAGRAYITHRMTGLPVTGGVTLNLTVGGLNAEAVRTTALMGGKIIWLPTIHHQEIKLDHNALNEILHLIKDNNLVLATGHLNPEEIFQVLDQCRSLGVEKIMVNHPLTRVVGASLDEQKEMACHAYLEHCWVATMPQHDKLDPEVMAEAIKEVGAKHCILATDFGQDHNPRPVLGMQMMMASMIKQGISWEDITLMCRDNPKNLLYD
- a CDS encoding FumA C-terminus/TtdB family hydratase beta subunit — translated: MIVHLKTPLTKEDTQKLRIKDSVYISGTIYTARDSAHKRIIETGSPVDLEGAVIFHAGPIIKKEDDDTYQMVAVGPTTSTRMNPYQAEVLDQGALAVIGKGGMDEKTAEALKRNGAVFLAAVGGCAALYVSSVLKINSVHWLDLGVPEAVWELEVKDFGPLIVTMDSNGGNLYEEVRRRGNP